A single Dunckerocampus dactyliophorus isolate RoL2022-P2 chromosome 2, RoL_Ddac_1.1, whole genome shotgun sequence DNA region contains:
- the LOC129174018 gene encoding endosome/lysosome-associated apoptosis and autophagy regulator family member 2-like, with product MREPAWASWFPRCLVLVIIAAQRAACEGSSLRRCDETDYYYQYTECDTTGSRWRVAIPLRPGSCSDLPPPSRGTDCSFSCSAGKFLEMSTQSCTPCAAGSYSLGSGLRFDQWDALPLGFISIASLLSPRPHGGDIQACNSSTWTPQGVYLESNRDECTVSLVYVVHLEKQGSVSFTYQYPDSNMFFEFYVQNEQCQEMSQSDEQKWLKVTNHGEWATHQISLWAGTNILYWRTTGILVSGKMVKPVLLKDIKIEGVAYSSECFPCRPGWFSPTAGSSSCQPCPSNTFSSKGSPSCSPCPDNHYSQEGWAECKVRPPCSDRDYFQIHTACDQEGKTQAVYRWVDPKVCDENATDAVPLPGSGARKPCPPCNPGFYNSNDSTCSPCPPGSRSDGTYACTPCPAGTEPVLGYEYRWWNVLPYNMKTSCFNVGNSKCDGMNGWEVAGDYVRSGAGSSDNDYLILSLHLPGFKVPASLSGMSSGEVAQITFEFETVCTADCEFYFMMDVHSKGTTVVESWEGSKERQSYSHSVTQNNSVTFTWAFQRTSHTLDVRRYVSDSVKIFSIHVTNVLDGVASGCRACALVPENSQRAGSSCVPCPPGFYIHAETNRCQECPPNTHLARRHTYGREACVPCGPGSISNKERSRCYSDCSFSYAENNRTFTYDLSALSDVASLTLDPSFTTKGTKYLHLFNISLCGHQGARAAVCRNNLTDFSGVFNKDDRGEAAQLANVVDSFVCQSTIIPADGRGFRMPISSQSIGLADTFLGATVDTVLDGVSAEPRLFPENANNIRDINFFFRSTQVTASCEQGRSSVITARCNARKSERGDLSVPSSCPAGTCDGCTFHFLWESASACPRCTQDDYHQLDGACKGGVQETFYLWNEPKLCTGGVSLPPRSSAPCEAIAMWLKFGVGGGAFLAVLLISLTCYFWKKNRRLEYKYSRLVMSANKECELPAPDSCALDEGEEPDDDAVYTRKPSLLGKLRAIASKHEGGDSSESVQLNSSQSDRWVLG from the exons ATGCGGGAGCCGGCGTGGGCCTCCTGGTTCCCCCGCTGCCTGGTGCTCGTCATCATCGCCGCTCAGAGGGCGGCATGCGAGGGTTCTTCGCTGCGGAGATGCGACGAG ACGGACTACTACTACCAGTACACCGAGTGCGACACCACGGGGTCCCGATGGAGGGTTGCCATCCCTCTCCgtccaggctcctgctccgacCTCCCGCCCCCCAGCAGAGGAACGGACTGCT CCTTCTCCTGCTCAGCTGGCAAGTTCTTAGAGATGTCCACGCAGTCGTGCACGCCGTGCGCCGCCGGCTCCTACTCGCTGGGCAGCGGCCTCCGCTTTGACCAGTGGGATGCCCTCCCGCTGGGCTTCATCAGCATCGCCAGCCTGCTGAGCCCACGGCCGCACGGCGGGGACATCCAGGCGTGCAACAG CTCGACGTGGACGCCGCAGGGGGTCTACCTGGAGTCCAACAGGGACGAGTGCACGGTGTCGCTGGTGTACGTGGTCCACCTGGAAAAGCAGGGCTCGGTGTCCTTCACCTACCAGTACCCCGACAGCAACATGTTCTTTGAGTTCTAC GTGCAGAACGAGCAGTGCCAGGAGATGAGCCAGAGTGACGAGCAGAAGTGGCTGAAGGTCACCAACCATGGAGAATGGGCCACGCACCAA ATCAGTCTGTGGGCCGGCACCAACATTTTGTACTGGAGGACCACAGGGATCCTCGTGAGCGGGAAGATGGTCAAACCAGTTCTGCTGAAGGACATAAAAatagaag GTGTCGCCTACTCGTCCGAGTGTTTTCCTTGCCGACCCGGTTGGTTCAGCCCGACTGCCGGTTCCTCCTCCTGCCAGCCGTGTCCCAGCAACACCTTCTCCAGCAAGGGCTCTCCCTCCTGTTCCCCCTGCCCCGACAACCACTACTCAC AGGAGGGATGGGCCGAGTGCAAGGTGAGGCCGCCTTGCTCCGACAGGGACTATTTCCAGATCCACACGGCGTGCGACCAGGAAGGCAAG ACGCAGGCGGTGTACCGCTGGGTCGATCCCAAGGTCTGCGACGAGAACGCCACCGACGCAGTCCCGCTGCCCGGCTCGGGCGCGAGGAAGCCGTGCCCACCGTGCAACCCGGGCTTCTACAACAGCAACGACTCCACCTGCTCGCCGTGCCCGCCTGGAAGCCGCTCGGACGGAACCTACG cgTGCACACCGTGCCCTGCAGGTACCGAGCCGGTTCTGGGCTATGAGTACAGATGGTGGAACGTGCTGCCCTACAACATGAAGACGTCTTGCTTCAACGTGGGGAACTCCAAATGTGACGGCATGAACG GCTGGGAAGTCGCGGGCGACTACGTCCGAAGCGGAGCCGGCTCATCGGACAACGACTACCTCATCCTCAGCCTGCACCTGCCTGGTTTTAA GGTCCCAGCCTCGCTGTCGGGGATGAGCAGCGGCGAGGTGGCTCAGATCACCTTTGAGTTTGAGACCGTCTGCACCGCCGATTGCGAGTTCTACTTTATGATG GACGTGCACAGCAAGGGCACCACCGTGGTGGAGTCCTGGGAAGGCAGCAAGGAGAGGCAGTCGTACTCGCACAGTGTCACCCAGAATAACTCCGTCACTTTCACATGGGCCTTCCAAAGGACCAGTCACACTCTGGAC GTGCGTCGTTACGTCAGCGACAGCGTGAAGATCTTCTCCATCCACGTCACCAACGTCCTGGACGGCGTGGCGTCCGGGTGCCGGGCGTGCGCCCTGGTGCCCGAGAACTCGCAGCGCGCCGGCTCCTCCTGCGTGCCCTGCCCGCCGGGGTTTTACATCCACGCCGAGACCAACCGCTGCCAGGAGtgcccccccaacacacacctGGCAAGGCGGCACACTTACGGCCGGGAGGCGTGCGTCCCGTGCGGGCCGGGAAGCATCAGCAACAAG GAGCGCTCTCGTTGCTACAGCGACTGCTCCTTCTCCTACGCGGAAAACAACCGCACGTTCACCTACGACCTCAGCGCTCTGAGCGACGTGGCCTCGCTCACCCTCGACCCCAGCTTCACCACCAAGGGCACCAAGTACCTCCACCTCTTCAACATCAgcctgtgcggccaccag ggggCGAGAGCCGCCGTCTGCCGGAACAACCTCACCGACTTCAGCGGCGTCTTCAACAAAGATGACCGAGGCGAGGCGGCCCAGCTCGCCAACGTGGTGGACAGCTTCGTCTGCCAGTCCACCATCATCCCAGCGGATGGGCGGGGCTTCAGGATGCCCATTTCCTCCCAGTCCATTGGCCTGGCGGACACTTTCCTCG GCGCCACCGTGGACACGGTCCTGGACGGAGTGAGCGCCGAACCCCGTCTTTTCCCGGAAAACGCAAACAACATCCGGGATATCAACTTCTTCTTCAG gTCCACGCAGGTGACAGCTTCCTGTGAGCAGGGTCGTAGTTCAGTCATCACGGCTCGCTGTAACGCCCGGAAATCGGAACGTGGCGATCTCTCAGTGCCCAG CTCCTGCCCTGCAGGAACGTGCGACGGCTGCACCTTCCACTTCCTGTGGGAGAGCGCCAGCGCCTGTCCCCGCTGCACGCAGGACGACTACCACCAACTGGATGGAGCGTGCAAAGGCGGTGTCCAG GAGACCTTTTATTTGTGGAACGAGCCCAAGTTGTGCACGGGGGGCGTCTCGCTGCCTCCAAGAAGCTCCGCCCCATGTGAGGCCATCGCCATGTGGCTGAAGTTTGGGGTGGGCGGCGGGGCCTTCTTGGCGGTGCTGCTCATCTCCCTCACCTGCTACTTCTGGAAGAAGAACAGGAG GCTGGAGTACAAATACTCGCGTCTGGTAATGTCGGCCAACAAGGAGTGCGAGCTACCCGCGCCAGACAGCTGCGCTCTGGATGAGGGGGAGGAGCCTGATGACGACGCTGTTTACACCCGAAAGCCATCCCTGCTAGGGAAGCTCCGCGCCATCGCCAGCAAG CATGAAGGAGGAGACAGCAGCGAGTCCGTGCAGCTGAACAGCTCCCAATCAGACCGCTGGGTCCTGGGATAG
- the LOC129174024 gene encoding kelch-like protein 42 isoform X2, whose product MTINGLLLSGAMQIKPNKGLVTPGNTTYSNMTSDQITTIVLENKIFEVNKKKLMEKSDYFHALYSSGMRESTEDTVQLQGLSVPGLELVLDFINTSKVEFANETLEDLVDAASYLQVTSILKLLTSVEICLDNCMKLYSLSEVHGMKDLHHACLKYMSCHYHPVMRRPEFSSLPSTVRDQMREMRMRGTATLVAIRNSKTHRENECNPYKAIIRYEEVDRYWRPLATNLPEDLINVREYACAVLDNYLFIAGGVRGTNKTLKEMSAVHCYNPCTNEWNQTAPLHQARCEFKLLAVQGNLYAVGGRSLGTVECYNPVNDVWTCVASMPDPLVKFSACECQGMIYVIGGYTTRDEKAKLLRYCPTSDTWMTVELCSMYACEMHSVEDIIYLVGGYETTKPMTRWKNLWQLHHPDPMNAVAMGSYNITTGEWLHMVKRPNQSPMSTLHNNSIYIISQQFNSHDRFNCSHFLKYNIFFNTWETFRCFRDLDEIRLLCSLYLPNDMEH is encoded by the exons ATGACTATAAATGGTTTGCTGCTGTCTGGTGCCATGCAAATAAAACCTAACAAAGGGTTAGTAACACCAGGAAACACAACTTATTCCAACATGACTTCAGATCAGATCACCACCATTGTCTTGGAGAACAAGATCTTTGAGGTGAACAAGAAGAAGCTGATGGAGAAGAGTGACTACTTCCATGCACTGTACAGCTCTGGCATGAGGGAGTCCACGGAGGATACTGTGCAGCTGCAGGGCCTCAGTGTCCCCGGCCTGGAGCTGGTCCTGGACTTCATCAACACTTCCAAAGTGGAGTTTGCCAATGAGACCCTGGAGGATTTGGTCGATGCTGCTTCCTACCTTCAGGTCACCTCCATCCTCAAGCTCCTCACTAGTGTAGAGATCTGCCTGGATAACTGCATGAAGCTCTACAGCCTCTCTGAGGTTCATGGGATGAAAGACCTGCATCACGCCTGCCTCAAGTACATGAGTTGCCACTATCACCCCGTTATGAGGCGACCCGAGTTCAGCAGCCTGCCCTCCACCGTCAGGGACCAGATGAGAGAGATGCGCATGAGGGGCACCGCCACCCTGGTGGCCATCAGGAACTCCAAAACTCACAGAGAGAATGAGTGTAATCCATACAAGGCCATAATTAGGTACGAAGAGGTGGATCGGTACTGGAGGCCTCTGGCCACCAACTTGCCTGAAGACTTGATCAATGTCAGAGAATACGCATGTGCTGTTCTGGACAACTACCTCTTCATCGCCGGTGGGGTCAGGGGCACTAACAAGACATTGAAGGAGATGTCTGCCGTGCACTGCTACAACCCCTGCACGAACGAGTGGAACCAGACGGCACCGCTCCACCAGGCAAG GTGTGAATTCAAGCTGCTGGCCGTTCAGGGGAATCTGTACGCCGTGGGGGGCCGGTCTCTGGGCACGGTGGAGTGTTACAACCCTGTGAATGATGTCTGGACTTGTGTGGCTTCCATGCCTGACCCGCTGGTCAAGTTCTCAGCCTGCGAGTGCCAGGGGATGATCTACGTCATTGGTGGATACACCACACGAG ACGAGAAAGCCAAGCTCCTCCGCTACTGCCCCACCTCTGACACTTGGATGACGGTCGAACTATGCTCCATGTACGCCTGTGAGATGCACTCAGTGGAGGACATCATCTACCTGGTGGGAGGCTATGAAACTACAAAACCGATGACCAGATGGAAGAACCTTTGGCAGTTGCACCATCCCGATCCGATGAATGCGGTCGCCATGGGGTCCTACAACATCACCACCGGCGAGTGGCTCCACATGGTGAAGAGGCCGAATCAAAGCCCGATGTCCACGCTCCACAACAACAGCATCTACATCATAAGCCAACAGTTCAACTCGCACGACAGATTCAATTGCAGCCATTTCCTTAAGTACAACATCTTCTTCAACACCTGGGAGACCTTCCGGTGCTTCCGGGATCTAGACGAGATCAGGCTGTTGTGCTCGCTTTACCTCCCCAACGACATGGAACACTAG
- the LOC129174024 gene encoding kelch-like protein 42 isoform X1, whose protein sequence is MTINGLLLSGAMQIKPNKGLVTPGNTTYSNMTSDQITTIVLENKIFEVNKKKLMEKSDYFHALYSSGMRESTEDTVQLQGLSVPGLELVLDFINTSKVEFANETLEDLVDAASYLQVTSILKLLTSVEICLDNCMKLYSLSEVHGMKDLHHACLKYMSCHYHPVMRRPEFSSLPSTVRDQMREMRMRGTATLVAIRNSKTHRENECNPYKAIIRYEEVDRYWRPLATNLPEDLINVREYACAVLDNYLFIAGGVRGTNKTLKEMSAVHCYNPCTNEWNQTAPLHQARCEFKLLAVQGNLYAVGGRSLGTVECYNPVNDVWTCVASMPDPLVKFSACECQGMIYVIGGYTTRGGCSCFCTKIKKITTFACQTDEKAKLLRYCPTSDTWMTVELCSMYACEMHSVEDIIYLVGGYETTKPMTRWKNLWQLHHPDPMNAVAMGSYNITTGEWLHMVKRPNQSPMSTLHNNSIYIISQQFNSHDRFNCSHFLKYNIFFNTWETFRCFRDLDEIRLLCSLYLPNDMEH, encoded by the exons ATGACTATAAATGGTTTGCTGCTGTCTGGTGCCATGCAAATAAAACCTAACAAAGGGTTAGTAACACCAGGAAACACAACTTATTCCAACATGACTTCAGATCAGATCACCACCATTGTCTTGGAGAACAAGATCTTTGAGGTGAACAAGAAGAAGCTGATGGAGAAGAGTGACTACTTCCATGCACTGTACAGCTCTGGCATGAGGGAGTCCACGGAGGATACTGTGCAGCTGCAGGGCCTCAGTGTCCCCGGCCTGGAGCTGGTCCTGGACTTCATCAACACTTCCAAAGTGGAGTTTGCCAATGAGACCCTGGAGGATTTGGTCGATGCTGCTTCCTACCTTCAGGTCACCTCCATCCTCAAGCTCCTCACTAGTGTAGAGATCTGCCTGGATAACTGCATGAAGCTCTACAGCCTCTCTGAGGTTCATGGGATGAAAGACCTGCATCACGCCTGCCTCAAGTACATGAGTTGCCACTATCACCCCGTTATGAGGCGACCCGAGTTCAGCAGCCTGCCCTCCACCGTCAGGGACCAGATGAGAGAGATGCGCATGAGGGGCACCGCCACCCTGGTGGCCATCAGGAACTCCAAAACTCACAGAGAGAATGAGTGTAATCCATACAAGGCCATAATTAGGTACGAAGAGGTGGATCGGTACTGGAGGCCTCTGGCCACCAACTTGCCTGAAGACTTGATCAATGTCAGAGAATACGCATGTGCTGTTCTGGACAACTACCTCTTCATCGCCGGTGGGGTCAGGGGCACTAACAAGACATTGAAGGAGATGTCTGCCGTGCACTGCTACAACCCCTGCACGAACGAGTGGAACCAGACGGCACCGCTCCACCAGGCAAG GTGTGAATTCAAGCTGCTGGCCGTTCAGGGGAATCTGTACGCCGTGGGGGGCCGGTCTCTGGGCACGGTGGAGTGTTACAACCCTGTGAATGATGTCTGGACTTGTGTGGCTTCCATGCCTGACCCGCTGGTCAAGTTCTCAGCCTGCGAGTGCCAGGGGATGATCTACGTCATTGGTGGATACACCACACGAGGTGGGTGCTCTTGTTTTTGTACCAAGATCAAAAAGATAACAACATTTGCCTGTCAGACAGACGAGAAAGCCAAGCTCCTCCGCTACTGCCCCACCTCTGACACTTGGATGACGGTCGAACTATGCTCCATGTACGCCTGTGAGATGCACTCAGTGGAGGACATCATCTACCTGGTGGGAGGCTATGAAACTACAAAACCGATGACCAGATGGAAGAACCTTTGGCAGTTGCACCATCCCGATCCGATGAATGCGGTCGCCATGGGGTCCTACAACATCACCACCGGCGAGTGGCTCCACATGGTGAAGAGGCCGAATCAAAGCCCGATGTCCACGCTCCACAACAACAGCATCTACATCATAAGCCAACAGTTCAACTCGCACGACAGATTCAATTGCAGCCATTTCCTTAAGTACAACATCTTCTTCAACACCTGGGAGACCTTCCGGTGCTTCCGGGATCTAGACGAGATCAGGCTGTTGTGCTCGCTTTACCTCCCCAACGACATGGAACACTAG
- the LOC129177026 gene encoding kelch-like protein 42, with amino-acid sequence MAPTASLEICLDNCVKLYSLSEVHGMKDLHHACLKYMSCHYHPMMRRPEFSSLSSAVKDQVREMPMMGTAAQCVCYVPTRL; translated from the coding sequence ATGGCCCCCACGGCATCTCTAGAGATCTGCCTGGATAACTGCGTGAAGCTCTACAGCCTCTCTGAGGTTCACGGGATGAAAGACCTGCATCACGCCTGCCTCAAGTACATGAGCTGCCACTATCACCCCATGATGAGGCGACCGGAGTTCAGCAGCCTGTCCTCCGCCGTCAAGGACCAGGTGAGAGAGATGCCCATGATGGGCACAGCCGCCCAATGTGTTTGCTACGTTCCAACCAGGCTTTAG
- the LOC129177144 gene encoding kelch-like protein 42: MLYFLAVQGKLYAVRSLGMVECYNPENDAWTYVSSMPDLLVKFSACESQGMIYVMGGFTTRDKNTELLRYSPTSDTWTTVQLCSMHICEHQMVSVEDTIYLGGGFETEKQILSWEEYCLLQSLRRGDDTVTMWSYNVTTHEWLHKKSKWHSDMTSTLHNDGIYIMSRYVQLHDNPFLMYNIFSNDWEYFQYFLELEEITLLCSLYLPNDKEN, translated from the exons atgctttattttctgGCCGTTCAGGGGAAGCTGTACGCCGTACGGTCTCTGGGCATGGTGGAGTGTTACAACCCTGAGAATGATGCCTGGACTTATGTGTCTTCCATGCCTGACCTGCTGGTCAAGTTCTCAGCCTGCGAGTCCCAGGGGATGATCTACGTCATGGGTGGATTCACCACACGAG ACAAGAACACCGAGCTCCTCCGCTACAGCCCCACTTCCGACACCTGGACGACGGTCCAATTGTGCTCGATGCACATCTGTGAGCACCAGATGGTCTCGGTGGAGGACACCATCTACCTGGGGGGAGGCTTtgaaacagaaaaacagattCTCAGCTGGGAGGAGTATTGCCTGCTGCAAAGTCTCAGACGGGGCGATGACACGGTCACCATGTGGTCCTACAACGTCACCACCCACGAGTGGCTCCACAAGAAGAGCAAATGGCATTCGGACATGACGTCCACGCTGCACAACGACGGCATCTACATCATGAGTCGCTACGTCCAGCTGCACGACAACCCCTTTCTCATGTACAACATCTTCTCCAACGACTGGGAGTACTTCCAGTACTTCCTGGAGCTAGAGGAGATCACGCTGCTGTGCTCGCTTTACCTCCCCAACGACAAAGAAAACTAG